GAAGCCGCCACGCGATAGCCTCGGCGCGTGAGCAGCGCAATGGCAAAACTGCCCACGCCGCCGCTCGCACCGGTGACGAGCACGTCGCCATGCGCGGGCGTGATGCCATGCCGTTCGAGCGCGAGAATGCAGAGCATGGCCGTGTATCCGGCAGTGCCGACTGCCATCGTTTGCCGCGGCGTGAACCCCGATGGAAGCGGAATGAGCCAGTCGCCGTTGACGCGCGCCTTCTGCGCGAGCCCGCCCCAATGCTGTTCGCCAACGCCCCAGCCGTTGAGCACGACCGCGTCGCCCACCGCGTAGGCAGGGTTCGCGCTCTGCGCGACCGTGCCTGCGAAATCGATGCCGGGAACCATGGGGAAGCTGCGCACGACCGGGCCTTTGCCGGTGATCGCGAGGCCGTCCTTGTAGTTCAGCGTGCTGTAGCCGACATCGACGAGCACGTCGCCTTCCGGCAGACGCGCGTCGTCGAGCTCGGCGATACGTGCCTCATACGATCCGGATTCCTTATCAATGAGTATGGCCTTGAACATGATGCATCCTGCTCCTGAAACAGTGAACGGTTGGCGTTGCCGCGGCTCACGCGCGAGGCAACCCGGCGATGAAACCTCTGAAGAATGTGTCGAGTGGAGCCGCGCTGCGCACGAGTCTCGCGCGCAACACCGCACCTTCCCAGCCGATCCAGAAGAACGCGGCGAGTGAAGCAAGATCGATTCGCTCCGCGAGCACGCCTTCGCGCTGGGCCTCACGCAGGCACGCGACGATGCGCTCCTGCCAGCCTTGCAGAATACGTTCGAGCGTCTCGCGAAA
The nucleotide sequence above comes from Paraburkholderia flagellata. Encoded proteins:
- the acuI gene encoding acrylyl-CoA reductase (NADPH), yielding MFKAILIDKESGSYEARIAELDDARLPEGDVLVDVGYSTLNYKDGLAITGKGPVVRSFPMVPGIDFAGTVAQSANPAYAVGDAVVLNGWGVGEQHWGGLAQKARVNGDWLIPLPSGFTPRQTMAVGTAGYTAMLCILALERHGITPAHGDVLVTGASGGVGSFAIALLTRRGYRVAASTGRPQEAEYLKQLGAVEVIDRASLSEPGRPLQKERWAAAIDSVGGHTLANVCASLRADGAVAACGLAQGMDLPATVAPFILRGVSLLGINSVTRPFAQRQQAWQALGETLDLKQLDTITHEIGLAEAIPAAGELLAGRVRGRLVVDVNR